In a single window of the Candidatus Desulfofervidus auxilii genome:
- the wecB gene encoding UDP-N-acetylglucosamine 2-epimerase (non-hydrolyzing) — MLKIASIVGARPQFIKIAPLIHTIQNYNNIDHLIIHTGQHYDYEMSQVFFEELELKTPNYHLGVGSENHGYQTGEMLKRIEEILISEKPHVVIVYGDTNSTLAGALAAVKLHIPVAHIEAGLRSFNKKMPEEINRILTDHCSDILFCPTKNAVNNLYKEGFTNIINNGELINETFINNYSLSINHLPIVINVGDIMYESVLLYFKLAEKKSNILKKLGLINKKYYLITLHRAENTENTFRFKNIWEALNIIAQMGTKIIFPIHPRTSKLINSLHLKAHSNLILIKPVSYLDMLMLEANAQKILTDSGGVQKEAFFFKIPCITLREETEWIETITSGWNILVGADIQKIIKAANSFYGCFNKSLHFYGDAQTSKKIIYILLKFKGLLSKNFAIQLLTK; from the coding sequence ATGCTTAAAATAGCAAGCATTGTTGGTGCTCGTCCTCAATTTATAAAAATTGCCCCACTTATTCATACTATTCAAAATTATAACAATATTGATCATCTTATTATCCATACTGGTCAACATTATGATTATGAAATGTCACAAGTATTTTTTGAAGAATTAGAACTTAAAACCCCTAATTATCACTTAGGTGTAGGTTCTGAAAATCATGGTTATCAAACAGGAGAAATGTTAAAAAGAATTGAAGAAATATTAATTTCTGAAAAACCCCATGTAGTTATTGTTTATGGTGATACAAATTCAACCTTAGCTGGTGCTTTAGCAGCTGTTAAATTACATATCCCAGTAGCTCATATAGAAGCAGGATTAAGAAGTTTTAATAAAAAAATGCCTGAAGAAATAAATAGAATTTTAACTGACCATTGTTCAGACATACTTTTTTGTCCTACAAAAAATGCTGTTAACAACCTTTATAAAGAAGGCTTTACTAATATCATAAACAATGGTGAGCTTATTAATGAAACTTTCATTAATAACTATTCACTATCTATTAATCATTTACCAATAGTAATAAATGTTGGTGACATTATGTATGAATCAGTACTTCTTTATTTTAAATTAGCAGAGAAAAAATCAAATATTCTTAAAAAATTAGGCTTAATCAATAAAAAATATTATTTAATTACTCTACATCGAGCAGAAAATACTGAAAATACTTTTCGTTTTAAAAATATTTGGGAAGCTTTAAATATTATAGCTCAAATGGGTACAAAAATTATTTTCCCTATACATCCACGTACATCAAAACTTATAAACTCTTTACATTTAAAAGCCCACTCTAACTTAATTTTAATAAAGCCTGTTTCTTATTTAGATATGCTTATGCTTGAAGCAAATGCACAAAAAATTTTAACAGATTCAGGTGGAGTACAAAAAGAAGCTTTCTTTTTTAAAATACCATGTATTACTTTAAGAGAAGAAACAGAATGGATAGAAACAATAACATCTGGATGGAATATATTAGTTGGAGCTGATATTCAAAAGATCATTAAAGCTGCAAATTCTTTTTATGGTTGTTTCAATAAATCACTGCATTTTTATGGAGACGCTCAAACAAGTAAAAAAATTATTTATATATTACTGAAATTTAAAGGTCTTCTTTCAAAAAACTTTGCAATCCAATTGTTAACCAAATAA